One window from the genome of Gimesia aquarii encodes:
- a CDS encoding prolyl oligopeptidase family serine peptidase yields the protein MMGSPDIPSDKSSKPENNPEQSLLWLEEIEGEQALSWVRQKNASTLNALTSDPRFEQYQQEALKILTASDRITYGTLRGDFVYNFWRDKDHVRGIWRRATLQHFRKHQPEWETLLDVDELAKKEDENWIYKGVDCLGPDYQRCIVELAPGGTDSAVYREYDIQSKAFVKDGFQLPLAKTNLCWENQNQLLIATDWGEGSLNTSGYARILKRWKRGTPLTAAETLLETDVEETFIYPINIEHDKGQTCFVLRGHDFYHFSFYLVPETGDLKQIPLPQKCSLSGLFQDQLLVELKQDWQGFTAGCLISFSLTDFQQTGKLKNIHLVFDPGQTGTISRVRRAKDAIYITGIEHVSSQIHELTFQDHKWKQRLIPFGKNDVISISSSDSHKNHLLISRDGFLQPSSLYYVNFQAGIEELIQETPARFDTSGLKVEKNFAISKDGTDIPYFIVYPEEIKLDHSTPVLQYGYGGFEISILPHYSALMGKLWLEKGGAYVLANIRGGGEYGPRWHDAALLENRQRAYDDFFAVAEAVQSRGFSSPQHYGAMGRSNGGLLMGVAFTQRPELFNAIVCGVPLLDMKRFNKLLAGASWMAEYGNPDIPEQWEYIKQYSPLQNLKKEQVYPKVYFFTSTKDDRVHPGHARKMAARMEQMGHDFYYYENIEGGHKGMANQKQEAMLSALEYLYLMQQLSKKIS from the coding sequence ATGATGGGTTCTCCTGATATTCCTTCTGACAAAAGCTCAAAACCTGAGAATAACCCTGAACAGTCACTGCTTTGGTTGGAAGAAATCGAAGGTGAGCAGGCACTTTCGTGGGTCAGGCAGAAAAACGCCAGCACCTTGAACGCTCTGACCAGTGATCCCCGGTTTGAACAGTATCAGCAAGAAGCCCTGAAAATTCTTACTGCTTCAGATCGAATTACCTATGGAACCTTACGGGGTGATTTCGTTTATAACTTTTGGAGAGATAAGGATCATGTCCGCGGCATCTGGCGTCGCGCGACATTGCAGCACTTCAGAAAACATCAACCTGAGTGGGAAACACTGCTGGATGTAGACGAACTTGCAAAAAAGGAAGATGAAAACTGGATCTACAAAGGCGTCGATTGTCTGGGCCCCGACTATCAGCGTTGTATTGTCGAACTGGCACCGGGAGGTACTGATTCTGCTGTTTATCGCGAGTATGACATACAGTCCAAAGCATTTGTCAAAGATGGTTTTCAATTACCACTCGCCAAAACAAATCTTTGCTGGGAAAATCAAAATCAGTTGTTAATTGCAACGGATTGGGGCGAGGGCAGTCTGAATACTTCTGGATATGCTCGTATTCTGAAACGTTGGAAACGGGGGACACCACTCACGGCCGCAGAAACGCTTTTAGAAACGGATGTGGAGGAGACCTTCATTTATCCCATCAATATTGAGCATGACAAAGGTCAAACCTGTTTTGTGTTACGAGGACATGACTTTTATCATTTCAGCTTTTATCTTGTTCCAGAAACAGGCGACTTGAAACAAATCCCGTTGCCTCAGAAGTGCAGTTTGTCCGGTCTGTTTCAGGATCAATTGCTGGTCGAACTGAAACAGGACTGGCAGGGCTTCACGGCAGGATGTTTAATCAGTTTTTCATTGACTGATTTTCAACAAACCGGAAAACTCAAAAACATTCACCTGGTTTTTGATCCAGGGCAAACAGGTACGATCTCTCGGGTGCGACGTGCTAAAGATGCAATTTATATCACTGGGATCGAACATGTATCCAGTCAGATTCACGAGTTGACATTTCAGGATCACAAGTGGAAGCAACGGCTCATTCCTTTTGGTAAAAATGATGTGATTTCAATCAGCTCTTCTGATAGTCACAAAAATCATCTGTTGATTTCCCGAGATGGATTCCTTCAACCAAGCAGTCTGTATTATGTGAATTTTCAAGCAGGAATTGAAGAACTCATTCAAGAGACTCCTGCGCGCTTTGATACAAGTGGTTTGAAAGTCGAGAAAAATTTTGCCATTAGTAAAGATGGTACTGATATTCCCTACTTCATTGTTTATCCAGAAGAGATCAAGCTCGATCATTCTACGCCGGTCCTGCAATACGGTTATGGTGGATTTGAAATCTCGATTTTGCCTCATTATAGCGCTCTGATGGGCAAACTCTGGCTGGAAAAAGGAGGCGCATATGTGCTTGCCAATATTCGTGGTGGAGGTGAGTATGGGCCACGTTGGCATGATGCCGCCTTATTAGAAAATCGCCAGCGAGCTTATGACGATTTCTTTGCGGTTGCCGAAGCGGTTCAAAGTCGCGGTTTTAGTTCACCACAACATTATGGGGCTATGGGCCGCAGCAATGGTGGATTGCTAATGGGAGTGGCATTCACACAACGCCCTGAGCTATTCAATGCCATTGTGTGTGGAGTTCCCTTACTCGATATGAAACGCTTCAATAAACTGCTTGCCGGAGCGAGTTGGATGGCAGAATACGGTAACCCCGATATCCCTGAGCAATGGGAGTATATTAAACAGTATTCTCCATTACAGAATTTGAAAAAAGAGCAAGTCTATCCCAAAGTCTATTTCTTTACTTCGACTAAGGATGATCGCGTTCATCCGGGACACGCACGAAAGATGGCCGCCAGAATGGAACAAATGGGACATGATTTTTATTATTATGAAAACATTGAAGGCGGGCACAAGGGAATGGCCAACCAGAAGCAGGAAGCAATGCTGAGCGCACTGGAGTATTTGTATTTGATGCAGCAACTCTCAAAAAAAATATCGTGA
- the polA gene encoding DNA polymerase I, whose translation MKETLYIIDTFSLVFQVFHAVPAMTGPAGQPTNAIFGITRDILNIIKTHSPDYLIFAMDSSGPGTRNEIFPEYKANRSEMPEDLAAQISSIMDVVKGFQVPIIELPGWEADDVFATIAQLAQEKGIQTVIVTNDKDARQLINDSVQLYNIRKNIFMDADGVVKDWGVCPEQVIDFQSLVGDAVDNIPGVPLVGPKKAQALIEQFGTLEGVLENADQAKGPKLQQNLKEFADQARMSRELVTLNKNLDLNVDWEDSRLTHPDRERLRQLFIDFGFRRFAEEMKEDFTQQDDPQPSERIWETVDSNKAFEKFLRLLQEQDEFCVDLETTGLKPAEAEIVGWAISWEKNHGYYIPVEGPTGQKALDPQIVLKQLKPILEDPEILISNQNIKYDMVVLMRVGVFLQGVSIDPMVASYLLSSGERGHSLDKLSERYLQHTMIPISNLIGSGKQQKKMFEIDVEKVAEYAVEDAEIAWQLSRILQEELKQHGLWDLYWNLERPLIPILAEMEFNGIKVDTNELKHQSQQLDLRLTDLIQEIHEIAGHEFNIASPLQLRTVLFEELKLPVIKKTKTGPSTDQSVLEKLAPLHELPAKISEHRHLSKLKSTYLDALPELVNPETGRIHASFNQVVAATGRLSSSDPNLQNIPIRTEEGRQIRKAFIPENEDWKLLCADYSQIELRVLAHLSQDTALSQAFREGADIHTAVAAETFRVSPEDVDSEMRRTAKAVNFGVIYGQSPFGLSEAIGIPQSEAAQFIEDYFQRYQGVREFLDQILEDCSKNQFVQTICGRKRTIQGVRSGLQKQLNMPERTAINTVIQGSAADLIKQAMINVGERLKQGQHPGRMLMQIHDELVFEAPTSEIESLSQIVREEMESAIELDVPLIVDMSFGSNWLEQTNL comes from the coding sequence ATGAAAGAAACACTTTACATCATTGATACGTTTTCTCTGGTATTTCAGGTTTTTCATGCTGTACCGGCAATGACAGGACCAGCCGGTCAACCAACCAATGCCATTTTTGGAATCACACGCGATATTCTTAACATTATAAAAACCCATTCTCCTGATTATTTAATCTTTGCCATGGATTCGAGTGGACCGGGAACCAGAAATGAGATCTTCCCGGAATATAAAGCGAACCGCTCCGAAATGCCTGAAGATCTTGCGGCACAAATATCTTCAATTATGGATGTCGTCAAAGGATTTCAGGTTCCTATTATTGAATTACCTGGTTGGGAAGCCGATGACGTATTTGCTACGATTGCACAATTAGCCCAGGAAAAAGGGATTCAAACGGTCATCGTCACGAATGATAAAGATGCACGTCAACTGATCAACGATTCTGTCCAGCTTTATAATATTCGCAAAAACATATTTATGGATGCGGACGGAGTTGTTAAGGATTGGGGAGTTTGTCCCGAGCAAGTGATTGATTTTCAATCCTTAGTGGGAGATGCCGTTGATAATATTCCTGGTGTTCCCCTGGTTGGTCCCAAAAAAGCACAAGCATTGATTGAGCAATTCGGCACGCTGGAAGGAGTTCTTGAGAATGCAGATCAGGCAAAAGGCCCGAAATTACAGCAAAATCTGAAGGAATTCGCGGATCAAGCTCGTATGTCACGGGAATTGGTGACATTGAATAAAAATCTTGATCTGAACGTAGACTGGGAAGACTCGCGTTTAACTCATCCGGATCGAGAACGCTTACGCCAACTGTTCATCGATTTTGGGTTTCGCCGCTTTGCTGAGGAAATGAAAGAGGATTTCACGCAACAGGATGATCCGCAGCCATCGGAGCGAATCTGGGAAACTGTTGATAGCAATAAAGCATTCGAAAAATTCCTGAGATTGTTACAAGAACAGGACGAATTTTGTGTCGATCTGGAAACAACGGGCTTAAAACCAGCCGAAGCAGAAATAGTGGGTTGGGCCATCAGTTGGGAGAAAAATCATGGCTATTATATTCCCGTTGAAGGGCCAACAGGTCAAAAAGCTCTCGATCCGCAAATTGTTTTGAAACAACTCAAACCAATCCTGGAAGACCCGGAAATTCTGATTTCGAATCAGAATATTAAGTACGACATGGTAGTGTTGATGCGGGTGGGTGTTTTTCTGCAGGGAGTCAGCATCGATCCCATGGTTGCCAGTTATTTACTTAGTTCAGGCGAACGTGGGCATAGCCTGGATAAATTGTCTGAACGATATCTACAGCATACGATGATCCCCATCTCCAATCTGATTGGGTCCGGAAAACAACAGAAAAAAATGTTTGAAATCGATGTTGAGAAAGTCGCCGAATACGCGGTAGAGGATGCTGAGATCGCATGGCAATTGTCTCGAATTCTTCAAGAAGAATTGAAACAACATGGACTGTGGGATCTTTACTGGAATCTGGAACGCCCTTTGATTCCCATACTCGCAGAGATGGAGTTCAACGGAATCAAAGTCGATACAAATGAATTAAAACACCAGAGTCAACAACTTGACCTTCGCTTAACGGATTTGATCCAGGAGATTCATGAAATTGCCGGTCACGAGTTTAACATTGCGTCCCCTTTACAATTGAGGACGGTATTGTTTGAAGAATTAAAACTACCGGTCATAAAAAAAACGAAAACCGGCCCCAGTACCGACCAGAGTGTCTTGGAAAAGTTAGCTCCCCTGCATGAGTTACCGGCAAAAATCAGTGAGCATCGGCACCTTTCCAAGCTAAAAAGTACATATCTGGATGCATTACCAGAACTTGTGAATCCTGAAACAGGTCGCATTCACGCCAGTTTTAATCAGGTCGTGGCCGCTACAGGCCGATTAAGTTCCAGTGACCCCAATCTACAAAACATTCCGATCCGAACTGAAGAGGGGCGACAGATTCGAAAAGCATTTATCCCGGAGAATGAAGACTGGAAATTGCTTTGTGCCGATTATTCTCAAATTGAACTACGAGTTCTCGCCCATCTCAGCCAGGATACAGCACTCAGTCAGGCGTTCCGTGAAGGTGCTGATATTCATACTGCAGTCGCGGCAGAGACCTTTCGGGTTTCACCTGAGGATGTCGATAGTGAAATGCGGCGGACGGCGAAAGCAGTCAACTTTGGTGTCATCTATGGCCAGAGCCCTTTCGGATTGTCGGAAGCAATCGGCATTCCGCAATCGGAAGCAGCTCAATTCATTGAAGACTATTTTCAGCGCTATCAAGGTGTCAGGGAATTCCTGGACCAGATTCTGGAAGATTGTTCTAAAAATCAGTTTGTGCAGACGATCTGCGGTCGAAAACGGACTATCCAAGGTGTACGCTCCGGATTACAAAAGCAACTGAACATGCCCGAACGAACGGCGATCAACACAGTGATCCAGGGTTCTGCAGCCGACTTGATTAAACAAGCCATGATCAACGTGGGTGAGCGTCTCAAACAGGGTCAGCATCCGGGAAGAATGTTGATGCAAATACACGATGAATTAGTCTTTGAAGCACCCACGTCCGAAATAGAGTCACTTAGCCAGATTGTTCGGGAAGAAATGGAATCAGCGATCGAACTGGATGTCCCGCTGATTGTGGACATGTCGTTCGGATCTAACTGGCTTGAACAAACCAATCTATAA
- the coaE gene encoding dephospho-CoA kinase (Dephospho-CoA kinase (CoaE) performs the final step in coenzyme A biosynthesis.), with protein MSSHTFIPTIALIGGIGSGKSAVANKVKALRSVEVIDADQIGHRILEFPDVQQNIREQFGTAVFDEHGKVNRSVLAKIVFGEETQHKESLKKLEEIVHPEIHRVLEQEILSAKTTKNVDAILIDAAVILEAGWKELCDQIVFIECPFDQRLKRVTQNRGWSPAELGKRENQQLPLSEKRKLANYIIHNNDDNLEAAGQDLSEFIEVLHKRQKTNK; from the coding sequence GTGTCTTCTCACACATTCATTCCTACAATAGCTCTGATTGGAGGCATTGGATCAGGCAAAAGTGCGGTAGCCAATAAAGTCAAAGCTTTGCGATCTGTTGAAGTGATTGATGCCGATCAAATCGGACATAGAATACTTGAATTTCCTGATGTTCAACAAAATATTCGAGAGCAGTTTGGAACTGCGGTGTTTGATGAACATGGGAAGGTAAATCGTTCAGTCCTTGCCAAAATTGTTTTTGGAGAAGAAACTCAACATAAAGAATCATTAAAAAAACTAGAGGAAATAGTCCATCCCGAAATTCATCGAGTCCTTGAGCAGGAGATTTTGTCGGCGAAAACAACCAAAAACGTCGATGCAATCCTGATTGACGCAGCGGTGATTTTGGAAGCAGGATGGAAAGAGTTGTGCGATCAGATTGTTTTCATTGAATGCCCGTTTGATCAACGATTGAAACGAGTCACTCAAAATCGAGGGTGGTCTCCTGCAGAGTTGGGAAAACGGGAAAATCAGCAGTTGCCTCTCTCAGAAAAACGAAAACTGGCAAACTACATTATTCATAATAATGACGACAATCTGGAAGCAGCCGGTCAAGATTTATCTGAGTTCATCGAAGTACTACATAAAAGACAAAAAACAAACAAATAA
- the rho gene encoding transcription termination factor Rho: MKANSSEQRAATIAKSADERYEKIKQSEIHIADLQRMTMQELMKLAKEEKLTEYTGLKKQDLIFKILKERTKVNGLMFGEGTLEILPDGFGFLRSPDYHYLPCPDDIYVSPSQIRRFGLRTGAIVAGQIRPPKENERYFALLRVEAVNGSDPELLTTKVFFDDLTPLHPKERLKLSSPAGNLSTRIVDLVAPVGMGQRGLIVSPPRAGKTVMLQEMAKCVLGSHPNAYVFILLIDERPEEVTDMERQVGGDRCEVVSSTFDEPPSRHIQVSEMVIEKAKRMVEYGEDVVIFLDSITRLARAWNTEVPHSGKILSGGVDANALQHPKRFFGAARNVEEGGSLTIVATALVDTGSRMDEVIFEEFKGTGNTELHLDRRMVEKRIWPAIDVNKSGTRREELLMDEEELRRVWILRRVLNDMNPVDAMELLTNRMRRTKTNEEFLLSMNLG, encoded by the coding sequence ATGAAAGCAAATTCATCTGAGCAAAGAGCAGCGACAATCGCCAAATCGGCTGATGAACGTTATGAGAAAATCAAGCAAAGCGAAATTCATATCGCCGACTTGCAGCGAATGACCATGCAAGAACTCATGAAACTGGCCAAAGAGGAAAAACTCACCGAATACACCGGCTTGAAAAAGCAGGATCTTATCTTCAAGATTCTGAAAGAACGAACCAAAGTTAACGGTTTAATGTTTGGGGAAGGAACCCTGGAAATTCTGCCAGACGGTTTTGGCTTTTTACGCAGTCCCGATTACCACTATCTCCCCTGCCCTGATGACATTTATGTCTCTCCAAGTCAAATTCGGCGTTTTGGGCTACGAACTGGAGCCATTGTCGCAGGTCAAATTCGACCACCAAAAGAAAACGAACGCTATTTTGCGCTGCTCAGAGTGGAGGCAGTCAATGGGAGTGATCCCGAGTTATTGACAACAAAAGTCTTTTTCGACGATCTGACACCACTCCATCCCAAGGAACGCTTAAAACTATCTTCGCCCGCAGGCAACTTGAGTACTCGCATTGTCGATCTCGTAGCTCCCGTGGGAATGGGACAACGTGGCTTGATCGTCTCTCCGCCTCGTGCTGGTAAGACGGTAATGTTACAGGAAATGGCAAAATGTGTACTCGGCAGTCATCCAAATGCCTATGTGTTTATTCTTTTGATTGACGAGCGCCCTGAAGAAGTGACCGACATGGAACGTCAGGTTGGTGGCGATCGTTGTGAAGTTGTTAGTAGTACCTTTGATGAACCACCCAGTCGACATATTCAAGTCTCCGAGATGGTGATTGAAAAAGCTAAACGCATGGTCGAATATGGTGAAGACGTTGTCATTTTCCTGGATTCGATTACGCGACTGGCACGTGCCTGGAATACGGAAGTTCCTCATTCAGGAAAGATTCTTTCTGGTGGTGTTGATGCGAATGCATTACAACACCCCAAACGATTTTTCGGTGCAGCACGTAATGTAGAAGAAGGTGGTAGCCTTACGATTGTTGCTACGGCACTCGTAGATACGGGTAGTCGTATGGATGAAGTCATTTTTGAAGAATTTAAAGGAACCGGTAACACAGAATTGCATCTAGACCGTAGAATGGTCGAAAAGCGAATCTGGCCGGCGATTGATGTGAATAAATCGGGCACGAGACGCGAAGAATTGTTAATGGATGAAGAAGAGCTACGTAGAGTTTGGATTTTGAGACGTGTGCTAAACGACATGAACCCTGTTGACGCGATGGAGCTATTGACAAATAGAATGCGTCGTACCAAAACAAATGAAGAGTTTTTGCTGAGTATGAATTTAGGTTAG
- a CDS encoding DEAD/DEAH box helicase, giving the protein MSTEVSLQANFKDLALCQPVLDSLEDLGYDTPTPIQAQTIPTLLDGRDLVGQAQTGTGKTAAFALPLLSKIDLNLKAPQVLVLAPTRELAIQVAESFKKYGAKLKGLQVLPIYGGADFKTQLQPLKRGVQVVVGTPGRVMDHMRRGTLKLDALRCLVLDEADEMLRMGFIDDVEWILEQTPDQHQTTLFSATMPAAIRRIAGNYLQTPAEVTVKVKTRTADTIRQRHWVSRGLHKLDALTRILEAEEIDGVLIFVRTKTITSELSEKLEARGFLAAPLNGDIPQKQRERTVGRLKAGHVNIVIATDVAARGLDVDRISHVINYDLPGDSESYVHRIGRTGRAGRTGEAITFVSPRETRSLQGIERAIKHKIERMELPPIDKINERRKERFKESVTKAMNSRDFEFYQTLLTEYQSESNHSEIQIAAALACMAQGKRPLLLKETLQKEKLKKQREPMGNRQPRTERQFQKERPPRKRTTNEAPEEGMERFRLQVGHSHGVKPGNIVGAIANEAELDSKYIGRINIFDDYSTVDLPEGMPRDIFRALKSVWVAGQQLNISRFEQFDSSSPVKRKRFKGKHKHKHQKV; this is encoded by the coding sequence ATGTCGACAGAAGTCTCATTACAGGCTAATTTCAAAGATTTAGCGCTCTGCCAACCCGTATTAGATTCACTGGAGGATCTTGGATACGATACCCCTACCCCCATCCAGGCACAAACGATTCCGACGTTACTGGATGGACGAGATCTGGTAGGACAGGCGCAAACAGGAACGGGAAAAACAGCTGCGTTTGCCCTGCCATTGCTTTCGAAAATCGATTTAAATTTAAAGGCACCACAGGTCCTGGTCTTAGCTCCTACAAGAGAGTTGGCAATTCAGGTTGCAGAATCGTTTAAAAAATACGGTGCTAAACTAAAAGGCCTGCAAGTCTTACCTATCTATGGGGGTGCAGACTTTAAAACTCAATTACAACCCCTCAAACGTGGAGTACAGGTGGTTGTGGGAACTCCTGGTCGCGTCATGGATCACATGCGTCGGGGAACATTGAAGCTGGACGCCTTACGCTGTCTGGTTCTAGACGAAGCCGATGAAATGTTGCGAATGGGCTTTATCGACGATGTGGAATGGATTCTGGAACAAACACCAGATCAACATCAAACAACCTTGTTTTCCGCTACCATGCCAGCAGCCATCAGACGCATAGCAGGAAACTATCTTCAAACTCCGGCAGAAGTGACAGTTAAAGTAAAGACTCGGACGGCTGATACCATTCGCCAGCGACATTGGGTATCAAGAGGCCTCCATAAACTGGATGCACTCACACGCATCCTGGAAGCAGAAGAAATCGATGGTGTGCTGATCTTTGTACGTACCAAGACGATTACCAGCGAACTCTCCGAAAAATTGGAAGCCCGTGGATTCCTGGCAGCTCCCTTAAATGGGGATATTCCCCAGAAACAACGCGAACGCACGGTGGGCCGTCTCAAAGCAGGACACGTTAATATTGTGATTGCCACTGATGTCGCCGCGCGAGGATTGGATGTGGACCGGATCAGCCATGTCATCAATTACGATCTGCCGGGAGATTCAGAATCTTATGTGCATCGCATCGGTCGTACCGGTCGCGCAGGTCGAACAGGCGAAGCAATTACCTTTGTTTCTCCTCGTGAAACGCGATCACTCCAAGGCATTGAACGGGCCATCAAACACAAAATTGAGCGTATGGAGCTACCTCCGATTGATAAGATTAATGAACGACGCAAGGAGCGTTTCAAAGAATCGGTAACCAAAGCGATGAATTCACGAGACTTTGAATTCTACCAGACCTTGCTGACGGAATATCAATCGGAATCGAATCATTCCGAGATTCAGATTGCCGCGGCGTTAGCTTGCATGGCTCAGGGTAAGCGACCATTATTATTGAAAGAGACTCTACAAAAAGAGAAACTTAAAAAACAACGTGAGCCAATGGGGAACAGGCAACCTCGAACCGAACGTCAGTTCCAAAAAGAGCGTCCCCCTCGAAAACGTACTACCAACGAAGCCCCTGAAGAAGGCATGGAGCGGTTTCGGCTCCAGGTCGGGCATAGCCATGGTGTGAAACCGGGCAACATTGTGGGAGCCATTGCTAACGAGGCAGAACTGGACAGCAAATATATCGGCCGAATTAACATCTTTGATGATTACAGTACGGTTGACTTACCAGAAGGGATGCCTCGCGATATTTTCCGCGCTTTGAAAAGTGTCTGGGTTGCAGGTCAGCAGTTGAATATTTCTCGATTCGAACAATTTGATTCGTCTTCGCCTGTAAAGAGAAAACGATTCAAAGGCAAGCATAAACACAAACATCAGAAGGTTTGA
- a CDS encoding sulfatase-like hydrolase/transferase → MNHRPVLYFILVCLLCVSSIRQASAIEKQTRQRPNILLMTADNLGYGDLGCYGNQIMKTPQLDRLAQQGARLTDFYTASPTCTVSRATLLTGRYPQRIGLNHQLSKDENYGDGLRKSELLIPQYLKQQGYRTACFGKWNVGFSPGSRPTERGFDEFFGFAAGNIDYYHHFYAGRHDLWRGLKEVFVEGYSTDLFADEACKFIAENKQQPFFIYLPFNAPHFPGKRNKQPGQPNEWQAPDRAFKDYGYSPQTKNPQERYRAVVTALDTAIGRVLQQLEESGLSENTIVIWYSDNGAFMLKERGLEVASNKPLRDGGVTLWEGGIRVPAIVRYPGHVKAGTVNSSQIISLDILPTLISLTGGKVPADRTLDGENIFPILESPESAEPRRFFFEYRNFSAVRDGKYKLLRTKPGRNFMLFDLERDLGETKDLSAKHPEIAAKLKSAYQTWKSDVTSR, encoded by the coding sequence ATGAATCATCGACCAGTTTTATATTTCATTTTAGTATGTTTGCTTTGTGTTAGCTCCATCAGGCAGGCTTCAGCAATAGAAAAGCAAACGCGACAGCGTCCGAATATTTTGCTGATGACGGCAGACAATTTGGGTTACGGTGATCTGGGCTGCTATGGCAATCAAATTATGAAAACTCCTCAACTTGATCGACTAGCCCAACAGGGAGCTCGACTGACCGATTTTTACACTGCGTCCCCGACCTGTACTGTTTCAAGAGCGACACTGTTAACAGGTCGCTATCCACAAAGGATCGGTTTGAATCATCAGTTAAGTAAGGACGAAAATTACGGGGATGGATTACGAAAAAGTGAGTTACTGATTCCTCAGTATCTTAAACAACAGGGGTATCGCACTGCCTGTTTCGGAAAATGGAATGTGGGATTTTCACCTGGAAGCCGTCCGACAGAACGCGGCTTTGACGAGTTTTTCGGATTTGCAGCAGGAAACATTGACTATTATCATCATTTCTATGCAGGGAGGCATGACTTGTGGCGTGGATTGAAAGAGGTGTTTGTTGAAGGCTATTCCACAGACCTGTTTGCCGACGAAGCCTGCAAATTCATAGCTGAGAACAAGCAACAACCGTTTTTTATCTATTTACCGTTCAATGCACCTCATTTTCCTGGAAAACGTAATAAACAACCGGGCCAACCTAATGAGTGGCAAGCTCCAGATCGCGCCTTTAAGGATTATGGCTATTCTCCTCAAACCAAAAATCCTCAAGAACGGTATCGCGCTGTTGTGACGGCGCTCGACACCGCCATTGGTCGTGTTTTGCAGCAATTGGAAGAGAGCGGACTCAGTGAGAATACAATTGTCATCTGGTATTCGGATAACGGTGCGTTCATGCTGAAGGAACGAGGATTGGAAGTGGCCAGCAACAAACCGTTGCGCGATGGTGGTGTTACATTATGGGAAGGGGGAATTCGAGTTCCGGCAATAGTACGATATCCCGGACACGTCAAAGCAGGAACAGTGAACTCGAGTCAAATCATCAGCCTTGATATTCTTCCAACATTAATTTCATTGACAGGAGGAAAAGTTCCAGCGGATCGGACACTGGATGGTGAGAACATTTTCCCAATTCTCGAATCACCGGAATCAGCAGAACCACGAAGGTTCTTTTTTGAATATCGGAACTTTAGCGCGGTCCGAGATGGTAAATACAAACTGTTACGTACTAA